Proteins from one Streptomyces genisteinicus genomic window:
- a CDS encoding CBM35 domain-containing protein, producing MTAANNGAGTPENDDPFGYLYEDGQAAGATPPGQGRGYGYPGPAAQPGVPRTSYNQVRTVGERRQYTQPQVPHQQGQGQQQGGYGYPQGYGQQGHGQQQGGYGQPTAAYAAPETYPGGDRTRQTPVPPHGGGHGRGGGPNTRGLLIGAIAVVAVVVIGIGAALMTSGDEKDKAGGEPGAGTSPTVGESVKPSDEPSKGGDEPVELPKQDAVTLTFGGGSTAEKTIKGAEGTGGAYVAGFNAVGSSVTWNADLQKGGEYRLYVRYSIPAQDANATLTVNGKANTNPLGLKNFINSTDPAFDKNWQTTWAPVNLKEGKNEIKISCEQGNQCNALLDWVEVKEG from the coding sequence ATGACGGCCGCGAACAACGGCGCAGGCACGCCCGAGAACGACGACCCGTTCGGCTACCTGTACGAGGACGGTCAGGCGGCGGGCGCCACCCCGCCCGGCCAGGGGCGCGGTTACGGCTACCCCGGTCCGGCCGCGCAGCCCGGTGTGCCGCGCACCTCGTACAACCAGGTCCGCACGGTCGGCGAGCGCCGTCAGTACACCCAGCCGCAGGTCCCGCACCAGCAGGGCCAGGGCCAGCAGCAGGGCGGGTACGGCTACCCGCAGGGGTACGGTCAGCAGGGCCACGGTCAGCAGCAGGGCGGCTACGGCCAGCCGACCGCCGCCTACGCCGCGCCGGAGACCTACCCGGGCGGCGACCGGACGCGGCAGACGCCCGTGCCCCCGCACGGCGGCGGCCACGGCCGCGGCGGCGGTCCGAACACCCGCGGTCTGCTCATCGGAGCCATCGCGGTCGTCGCGGTGGTCGTCATCGGCATCGGAGCCGCTCTGATGACGAGCGGCGACGAGAAGGACAAGGCGGGCGGCGAGCCGGGCGCGGGCACCTCGCCCACGGTCGGGGAGAGCGTGAAGCCGAGCGACGAGCCGTCGAAGGGCGGCGACGAGCCGGTGGAGCTGCCCAAGCAGGACGCGGTGACGCTGACGTTCGGCGGCGGGTCGACGGCCGAGAAGACCATCAAGGGCGCCGAGGGCACCGGCGGCGCGTACGTGGCCGGGTTCAACGCCGTCGGCTCGTCCGTGACCTGGAACGCCGACCTGCAGAAGGGCGGCGAGTACCGGCTCTACGTCCGCTACTCCATTCCCGCCCAGGACGCCAACGCGACGCTCACCGTCAACGGCAAGGCGAACACCAACCCGCTCGGCCTGAAGAACTTCATCAACTCGACCGACCCCGCCTTCGACAAGAACTGGCAGACCACCTGGGCGCCGGTGAACCTCAAGGAGGGGAAGAACGAGATCAAGATCTCGTGCGAGCAGGGAAACCAGTGCAACGCGCTGCTCGACTGGGTCGAGGTCAAGGAGGGCTGA
- the cdgB gene encoding diguanylate cyclase CdgB — METESEPYVRLATLRQLHQVVAELNTARSLADTLQTVADGIVTGIGYELACVNLVRPDGDLVVAAFAGSAAAEALITGRVGSRASWDRRLGMGEGWGDLRFIPHTEGWVLIEDDVPQWHTDGPEPRFEDEWHPHDRLYAPMYASGGGRELLGVISVDRPRNGRRPGPWGQEALQMYASQAGIAISNARLRANMQRALVRLEREQQALRASEESFRQAFEYAPSGMAIAEMGGDQHGRLLRTNDALCRLLGRPASAMRRYSFADLVHPEDVGTLLRTSAEGGRAEIRLGRRDGTYVWVSLRNSVVADTADGPRFLLTHVEDIEDRKRHELQLAHRASHDALTGLPNSAELRARLSARLCERPHAPYASDIDALDAAYDGDGYTADGFGFDTLGGRSYDHHVHMVAPGGDVDDGTKGMAVLFCDLDGFKSINDRFGHQTGDAVLVEVARRLTTGVRDGDTVARLGGDEFVVLADGLGAADAADLAVRLRNAIILPIRVGGRGVRVGASFGIGWAECGMSVEEVLQSADQRMYVEKRSRSKVHRRAG, encoded by the coding sequence ATGGAGACCGAGTCGGAGCCCTACGTCCGTCTTGCGACCCTGAGGCAGCTGCACCAGGTGGTCGCGGAGCTGAACACGGCCCGCAGCCTGGCCGACACCCTGCAGACCGTCGCCGACGGCATCGTGACCGGAATCGGCTACGAGCTGGCGTGCGTCAACCTCGTACGCCCCGACGGCGACCTGGTCGTCGCCGCGTTCGCGGGCAGCGCCGCGGCCGAGGCCCTGATCACCGGACGCGTCGGCTCCCGCGCCTCCTGGGACCGCCGGCTGGGCATGGGCGAGGGCTGGGGCGACCTGCGCTTCATCCCGCACACCGAGGGCTGGGTGCTGATCGAGGACGACGTCCCCCAGTGGCACACCGACGGCCCCGAGCCCCGGTTCGAGGACGAGTGGCACCCCCACGACCGCCTCTACGCGCCGATGTACGCCTCGGGCGGCGGCCGCGAGCTGCTGGGCGTCATATCCGTGGACCGGCCGCGCAACGGCCGCCGGCCCGGCCCCTGGGGCCAGGAAGCCCTCCAGATGTACGCCTCCCAGGCGGGCATAGCCATCAGCAACGCACGGCTGCGCGCCAACATGCAGCGCGCGCTGGTGCGCCTGGAGCGCGAGCAGCAGGCGCTGCGCGCCAGCGAGGAGTCCTTCCGGCAGGCCTTCGAGTACGCGCCGAGCGGCATGGCCATCGCCGAGATGGGCGGCGACCAGCACGGGCGGCTGCTGCGCACCAACGACGCCCTCTGCCGGCTGCTCGGCCGGCCCGCCTCCGCGATGCGGCGCTACTCCTTCGCCGACCTGGTCCACCCCGAGGACGTCGGCACCCTGCTGCGGACCTCCGCGGAGGGCGGCCGCGCGGAGATCCGCCTCGGCCGCAGGGACGGCACCTACGTCTGGGTCTCGCTGCGCAACTCCGTCGTCGCGGACACCGCCGACGGCCCGCGCTTCCTCCTCACCCACGTCGAGGACATCGAGGACCGCAAGCGCCACGAGCTCCAGCTCGCCCACCGCGCCTCCCACGACGCGCTCACCGGGCTGCCCAACAGCGCCGAGCTCCGCGCCCGGCTGAGCGCCCGGCTCTGCGAGCGGCCGCACGCCCCGTACGCGTCCGACATCGACGCCCTCGACGCCGCGTACGACGGCGACGGGTACACCGCGGACGGCTTCGGTTTCGACACCCTCGGCGGCCGCTCCTACGACCACCACGTCCACATGGTGGCGCCGGGCGGTGACGTCGACGACGGCACCAAGGGCATGGCGGTCCTCTTCTGCGACCTGGACGGCTTCAAGTCGATCAACGACCGGTTCGGCCACCAGACCGGAGACGCGGTGCTCGTCGAGGTCGCGCGCCGGCTCACCACCGGCGTGCGGGACGGGGACACGGTGGCCCGGCTGGGCGGCGACGAGTTCGTGGTCCTCGCCGACGGCCTGGGCGCGGCGGACGCCGCCGACCTGGCCGTACGGCTGCGGAACGCGATCATCCTCCCGATCCGGGTGGGCGGCCGGGGGGTCCGCGTCGGTGCCAGCTTCGGTATCGGCTGGGCCGAATGCGGGATGTCCGTCGAGGAGGTCCTGCAATCCGCGGACCAGCGGATGTACGTGGAGAAGCGGTCCCGGTCGAAGGTCCACCGCCGGGCGGGGTGA
- a CDS encoding flavin reductase family protein: MSNDEFRAAMARLAAGVVLITARDTDHGPRGEDVGMTATAFMSVSLDPPLVLVSLRTGSRMDDLLAEQPLWGVSVLAESQRPIAGRFAMKGRVSDRLLFEDLAYTRGEVCGAPLIGGALATLECRTEQRVEAGDHVLVVGRVLAAAAGGDDGPLTYFKGRYRHLR; the protein is encoded by the coding sequence GTGAGCAACGACGAGTTCCGCGCCGCCATGGCGCGACTGGCCGCGGGAGTGGTGCTGATCACCGCCCGCGACACGGACCACGGTCCGCGCGGCGAGGACGTGGGCATGACGGCGACGGCCTTCATGTCGGTGTCCCTCGACCCGCCGCTGGTCCTGGTGAGCCTGCGCACGGGGTCCCGGATGGACGACCTGCTCGCCGAACAGCCGCTGTGGGGGGTCTCGGTTCTGGCCGAATCACAGCGCCCGATCGCGGGACGGTTCGCGATGAAGGGACGCGTCAGCGACCGGCTCCTCTTCGAGGACCTGGCGTACACCCGCGGCGAGGTCTGCGGGGCGCCGCTCATCGGGGGTGCGCTGGCGACGCTGGAATGCCGTACCGAACAGCGCGTCGAGGCGGGCGACCACGTGCTGGTCGTGGGGCGGGTGCTGGCGGCGGCGGCCGGCGGGGACGACGGCCCGCTGACGTACTTCAAGGGGCGCTACCGCCACCTGCGGTGA
- the arfB gene encoding alternative ribosome rescue aminoacyl-tRNA hydrolase ArfB has product MGVMSGPYIIRGSVSLPEAELQWRFSRSSGPGGQHVNTSDSQVELRFDLASTDALPPVWKERALERLAGRLVGGVIAVRASEHRSQWRNRETAAVRLASLLAEATAPPPRPRRATRIPRGINERRLREKKQRAETKRGRSGRDWS; this is encoded by the coding sequence ATGGGTGTCATGTCCGGGCCCTACATCATCCGCGGTTCGGTCTCCCTGCCGGAGGCCGAGCTCCAGTGGCGTTTCTCGCGGTCCTCCGGGCCGGGTGGCCAGCACGTCAACACCAGCGACTCCCAGGTGGAGCTGCGTTTCGACCTGGCGTCGACGGACGCCCTCCCGCCGGTGTGGAAGGAGCGCGCGCTCGAACGGCTGGCGGGCCGGCTGGTGGGCGGGGTGATCGCCGTGCGCGCCTCCGAGCACCGCTCGCAGTGGCGCAACCGGGAGACCGCCGCCGTGCGGCTGGCGTCCCTCCTCGCCGAGGCGACGGCGCCCCCGCCGAGGCCCCGCCGCGCGACGCGCATCCCCCGGGGCATCAACGAGCGGCGGCTGCGCGAGAAGAAGCAGCGCGCGGAGACGAAGCGCGGACGCTCCGGCCGCGACTGGTCCTGA
- a CDS encoding TerD family protein encodes MAVSLSKGGNVSLTKEAPGLTAVTVGLGWDVRTTTGTDFDLDASAIGVNAAGKVASDAHFVFFNNKSTPDQTIVHTGDNRTGEGGGDDEQINVNLAGLPADVDKIVFPVSIYDAVSRSQNFGQVRNAYIRIVNQAGGAEIARYDLSEDAAVETAMVFGELYRNGAEWKFRAVGQGYAAGLEGIARDFGVNI; translated from the coding sequence ATGGCAGTAAGCCTGTCCAAGGGCGGCAACGTCTCGCTCACCAAGGAGGCGCCCGGCCTGACCGCGGTCACCGTCGGCCTCGGCTGGGACGTCCGCACCACCACCGGCACCGACTTCGACCTGGACGCCTCCGCGATCGGGGTCAACGCCGCGGGCAAGGTCGCCTCCGACGCGCACTTCGTCTTCTTCAACAACAAGTCGACGCCGGACCAGACCATCGTCCACACCGGCGACAACCGCACCGGCGAGGGCGGCGGCGACGACGAGCAGATCAACGTCAACCTCGCGGGCCTCCCCGCCGACGTCGACAAGATCGTCTTCCCGGTCTCGATCTACGACGCGGTCTCCCGCTCGCAGAACTTCGGCCAGGTGCGCAACGCCTACATCCGCATCGTCAACCAGGCCGGCGGCGCCGAGATCGCCCGCTACGACCTGAGCGAGGACGCCGCCGTCGAGACCGCCATGGTCTTCGGCGAGCTCTACCGCAACGGCGCGGAGTGGAAGTTCCGCGCGGTCGGCCAGGGTTACGCCGCCGGCCTGGAGGGCATCGCCCGCGACTTCGGCGTCAACATCTGA
- a CDS encoding M1 family metallopeptidase, whose amino-acid sequence MDLRLSSRAAAAVCAVVVAAGCTPADGGVQGRPGAAGLRDPYFPKLGNGGYDVRHYDLTLDYDPASGRLAGTAEVTARATQDLSAFHLDLHGMAVGSVRVDGRAAAVNRAGDELVVRPRRDIAEGAEFRTVVRYAGVPRTVTDADDSREGWLRTPGGSIAVGEPSGSAAWFPGNHHPSDKATYEITVSVPEGLRAVANGVRTAERTAGGRTTSVWRSAEPMAGYLATLAVGELRVASSRTASGLPVVTAADPAVAARADALLRRVPEFLSWCTERFGPYPFSATGAVVVPDDRLGYALETQSRPVFPLGQFDETTLVHELAHQWFGNSVSPGSWQDIWLNEGFATYAEWLWRADAEGTPVEESFEAAYESDANWAFPPADPPGPEDLFGPPVYEGGAMVLHRVRETVGDAAFFRIVRGWAAEHRHGNASTEDFTAYAEQESGRDLDAVWDDWLHGDGRPPRA is encoded by the coding sequence GTGGACCTGCGCCTTTCCTCCCGTGCCGCCGCCGCCGTGTGCGCCGTCGTGGTGGCCGCGGGGTGCACGCCGGCCGACGGGGGAGTGCAGGGGCGGCCCGGGGCGGCCGGGCTGCGCGATCCGTACTTCCCGAAGCTCGGGAACGGCGGCTACGACGTGCGCCACTACGACCTGACCCTCGACTACGACCCGGCCTCCGGGCGTCTCGCCGGCACGGCCGAGGTCACCGCGCGGGCGACGCAGGACCTGAGCGCCTTCCACCTGGACCTGCACGGCATGGCGGTGGGCTCCGTGCGCGTCGACGGCCGGGCGGCCGCCGTGAACCGGGCCGGTGACGAACTGGTCGTCCGTCCGCGCCGCGACATCGCGGAGGGCGCCGAGTTCCGGACCGTCGTGCGGTACGCGGGCGTCCCGAGGACGGTCACGGACGCCGACGACTCCCGCGAGGGCTGGCTCCGGACCCCGGGCGGTTCGATCGCCGTGGGCGAGCCGTCCGGGTCGGCCGCCTGGTTCCCCGGCAACCACCATCCGTCGGACAAGGCCACCTACGAGATCACCGTCAGCGTCCCCGAGGGGCTGCGGGCGGTGGCCAACGGGGTGCGGACCGCCGAGCGCACCGCCGGCGGGCGCACGACCTCCGTGTGGCGGTCGGCGGAGCCGATGGCGGGCTACCTGGCGACCCTGGCCGTCGGCGAGCTGCGGGTGGCGTCCTCGCGCACCGCGTCGGGACTGCCGGTGGTGACCGCTGCGGACCCGGCGGTCGCGGCGAGGGCGGACGCGCTGCTGCGCCGGGTCCCGGAGTTCCTGTCGTGGTGCACCGAGCGCTTCGGCCCGTACCCGTTCTCCGCGACGGGGGCCGTGGTGGTGCCGGACGACCGGCTCGGCTACGCACTGGAGACGCAGTCGCGCCCGGTCTTCCCGCTGGGGCAGTTCGACGAGACCACGCTGGTGCACGAACTGGCGCACCAGTGGTTCGGCAACTCGGTGTCCCCCGGGTCCTGGCAGGACATCTGGCTCAACGAGGGCTTCGCGACCTACGCGGAGTGGCTGTGGCGGGCCGACGCCGAGGGAACGCCCGTGGAGGAGAGCTTCGAGGCGGCGTACGAGTCCGACGCCAACTGGGCCTTCCCGCCGGCCGACCCGCCCGGTCCGGAGGACCTGTTCGGGCCGCCGGTGTACGAGGGGGGCGCGATGGTCCTGCACCGGGTGCGCGAGACCGTGGGCGACGCGGCCTTCTTCCGGATCGTGCGCGGCTGGGCGGCGGAGCACCGGCACGGCAACGCGTCCACCGAGGACTTCACCGCGTACGCGGAACAGGAGTCGGGCAGGGACCTGGACGCGGTGTGGGACGACTGGCTGCACGGCGACGGCCGTCCGCCCCGCGCCTGA
- a CDS encoding GlcG/HbpS family heme-binding protein — MKKVLIGSAAAVAVTVGAFGAVSANAAAPAAETRAAVTADVSNRNLQQTTHLTVEAATKAAQATLKAAEKENQRITVSVVDRNGNTIVTLRGDGAGPQSFESAERKAYTAVSWNAPTSELVKRLENAPNLKDIPGTLFLGGGAPVQVKGAPIAGIGVAGAPSGDLDEKFAQAGVAALNR; from the coding sequence ATGAAGAAGGTCCTCATCGGCAGTGCCGCAGCCGTCGCCGTCACCGTCGGCGCGTTCGGAGCCGTGTCCGCGAACGCCGCAGCCCCGGCGGCCGAGACCCGCGCCGCGGTCACCGCGGACGTCTCCAACCGCAACCTCCAGCAGACCACCCACCTGACGGTCGAGGCCGCGACCAAGGCCGCGCAGGCGACGCTGAAGGCCGCCGAGAAGGAGAACCAGCGGATCACCGTCTCCGTGGTGGACCGCAACGGCAACACCATCGTGACGCTGCGCGGCGACGGGGCCGGGCCGCAGTCCTTCGAGTCGGCCGAGCGCAAGGCGTACACCGCCGTGTCGTGGAACGCCCCGACCTCGGAGCTGGTGAAGCGTCTCGAGAACGCCCCCAACCTGAAGGACATCCCCGGCACCCTCTTCCTCGGCGGCGGTGCTCCGGTGCAGGTCAAGGGCGCCCCGATCGCCGGTATCGGTGTGGCGGGCGCGCCCAGCGGCGACCTGGACGAGAAGTTCGCGCAGGCGGGTGTGGCGGCGCTGAACCGCTAG